The Bradyrhizobium oligotrophicum S58 genome contains the following window.
TCGCCGATATTGCCGGCCACGCGCGCGGTGCCGCCGGCGACCTCCTGCACGTTGCGCGAGATCTGGCCGGTGGCGGCGCCCTGCTGCTCGACGGCAGCGGCGATGCCGGCGGCGATTTCCGAGATCTGCTGGATGGTGCCGCCGATCTGCTTGATCGACGCGACCGACGACTGCGTCGCGCTCTGGATGCCCTCGATCTGCTGGCTGATCTCCTCGGTGGCCTTGGCGGTCTGCGACGCCAGCGCCTTGACCTCGGAGGCGACCACCGCGAAGCCGCGCCCGGCATCGCCAGCGCGCGCGGCCTCGATGGTCGCGTTCAGGGCGAGCAGGTTGGTCTGGGCGGCAATCGAGGTGATCAGCTTCAGCACGTCGCCGATGCGCTCGGCGGTGCGCGACAGCTCGCTGATGCCGACATCGGTCTGCTCGATCTGGCGGACGGCCTCCTTCGCAATGCTGGTCGATTCCCTGACCTGGCGGCCGATCTCGTGCACGGAGGAGGTCATCTCTTCGGCGGCGGAGGCGACCGACTGCACGTTGGCCGAGACCTGGCCCGAGGCCGAGGCCGCGCTGCTCGACAGCTGCTGGGTCTGCTCGGCGGTCTTGGTCAAAGTGTTGGCCGAGACCTCCAGCGTGCGCGCGTCGGCGTGGACCTTGTTGATGATCTGGCCGACAGTGGATTCGAACTCGTCGGCCATGCGCTGCATGGCGCCGTGCTGCTCGGTCTTGGCCGCGTCGAGATAGACCGAGATCGCCAGATCCATGTCGATCATCGCCGCCTTGGCGATCGCGGCCTGGAGAAAGGCCTTCTTCTCGCGCGCCGCCTGGCCGCCGAACCAGCCGTCCGAGACCTCGGTCTCGATCGCCTTCTGCAGGCCGGTGACGATCAGCGAGTAGCCCGCGATGTACCAGCGCGGCTCCAGCCCCATGCGGTTATGGGCGAGGCCGATCCGGGTCACGGACTTCACATAGGCGTCGTCGAACTTGGCGGTCGCCAGCGACATCCAATGATCGTGCTGGGCCTGCTTGGCGTGCCGCATCGCGGCCTGGCTGGAAAACATCTTGGCCAGATTCGGAACCTTGCCGACATGGGCATAGAACTTGTCGAGCAGGCCGGGCAGCACCTTGCCGATCAGGGGCCGCAGCTCCCGGAGAGCCTCTCGCGTCGCGTTGTCGATGCCAATGAAGTCGAGACGGGATTGCAGGGTGTGAAGTTCGGTCATCGCTGGTCCGCCCGTATCGATCACGCAAGGGAGAGGCCGCGCTGCAGCAGGGTGCCTCGTTACCCCGGGGTATACGGGTTTGGTTGATGGTTCCTTACGGGGGGAACTTGAATTTTCAGCGGTGCGGAGAATGTTACCGGGAAGGGGCGGGGGAGGGCGGCGAAGACAGCCCGCGTGCGACTTCTCGAGGCTGGTCGAGCGCAATAAAAAACGGGGCCGAAACGGCCCCGTCGAAGTCGATAGCAGACCGCGATCTTACTTGATCTTGGCTTCGCGGAATTCGACGTGCTTGCGCGCGACCGGGTCGTACTTCTTCTTGACCATCTTGTCGGTCATGGTGCGCGAATTCTTCTTGGCGACGTAATAGAAGCCGGTGTCGGCCGTCGACACGAGCTTGACCTTGATGGTGACCGCCTTGGCCATGTCTTGAACCTCTGGAATCGGGATCGGGGGTGGGCACCGGCCAAAGAGGGGGCGCCGTTGGCCGGCAACCTACCCAGCCAGCCCCCAAAGTCAAGGTTTCCGGGGCAGAATCTGAGCCTCTAAGCCGGGAAGAAGCGGTTTTTCGGCCGCGGCAGGCCCAGATTGTCGCGCAGGGTCGGCCCTTCATACTCGTTCCGGAAGATGCCGCGGCGCTGCAGCTCGGGAATCACCTTGTCGACGAAGTCGTCGAGCCCGGCCGGCAAATACGGGAACATGATGTTGAATCCGTCGGAGCCGCGGCTCACCAGCCAATCCTCCATCTGGTCGGCGATGGTTTTGGCGGTGCCGACGAAGGACAGCCCGCCATAGCCGCCGACCCGCTGCGCCAGCTGCCGCACGGTGAGCTTGTCGCGCGCGGCGACGTCGACGAGGCGCTGGCGGCCGCTCTTGGAGGCGTTGGTCTCGGGGATAGCAGGCAGCGGGCCGTCCGGATCGAAGCCGGATGCATCGGTGCCGAGGATGACCGAGAGCGAGGCGATGGCACTGTCGTAATGCACCTTGCTGTCGAGCAGCGCGCGCTTCTCCTTCGCTTCGTCGACGCTGTCGCCGACCACGACGAAGGCGCCGGGCAGGATCTTCAGATGCTCCGGATCGCGGCCGACCTTGTCCATGCGGCCCTTGATGTCGGCATAGAGCTTCTGCCCGTCGGCGAGGCTGCCGCCGCCGGTGAACACGGCCTCCGCGGTCTCGGCCGCGAGCTGCTTGCCGTCCTCGGAGGCGCCGGCCTGCACGATGACGGGCCAGCCCTGCACGGGACGGGCGATGTTCAGCGGTCCGCGGACCTTGAGATATTTGCCGTTGTGATCGAGCACGTGCATCTTGGCAGGATCGAAGAACAGACCCTGCTCGACGTCGCGCACGAACGCATCGTCGGCGAAGGAGTCCCAGAGACCGGTCACGACGTCGTAGAACTCCCGCGCACGCTTGTAGCGCTCGGCATGCTCCATGTGATCGTCGAGCCCGAAATTCAGCGCGGCATCCGGGTTGGACGTGGTCACGATATTCCAGCCGGCACGGCCGCCGGAGATATGGTCGAGCGAGGCGAAGCGGCGCGCGACGTGATAGGGCTCGTCGAAGGTCGTCGATCCCGTCGCGATCAGCCCGATGTTCTCGGTCACCGCGGACAGCGCCGACAGTAGCGTGAACGGCTCGAACGAGGTCACGGTGTGGCTGCGCTTCAGCGCATTGATCGGCATGTTCAGCACGGCGAGATGGTCCGCCATGAAGAAGGCGTCGAACTTGCCGGCCTCGAGCTTGCGGATCAGCTGCTTCAGATGCGCGAAATTGAAGTTTGCGTCCGGCCAGGCGCCGGGATAGCGCCACGCGCCGGTGTGGATCGAGACCGGGCGCATGAAGGCGCCGAGCTTGAGTTGACGTGGGGCCATGAGGGGGCGTCCGCGATGGTTTCTGTCTTGGGGAGATAGGAACTCGGCCCATGCCTGTCAGCAACCCGCCACAGAACACGATTTCGTTTTTGGTGGCGGAAGTAGCACGCTCATTCCGCGGTGAGCCAACGTAGGCAATGCAGACCACGATGTCGTCCCGGCGAACGCCGGGACCCATATCCCCAGGGAGGAGTTCGAGGCAGGCTGGTCATTGGCTTTTTGCGCATCACGTCCGCCGCAGGGTTGGGTCCCGGACAAGCCGCGTCGCGCTGGCGCGCGTCGCGGCTTGTCCGGGACGACACTTTTGGCGTTGCTAGGACAACCGTCTCATAGCGAGCTTCGCCAAGCCTTGCGTGATGAGACCGCTAATGCCCCTGCGCACGCTCGTCGAAGGCGGAGAGCACCGCGAGCGTCATCGCGGTGACGCCGGTCTCGATGGTCGGCTTCGGCACCGGCGCGAACAGGGGCGAGTGGTTGGACGGCAGCGGTGGACCGCCCTCGCGCGCGGCGGCGACGCGCTCGGGATCATAGACGCCGATATTGAAGAACATCGACGGCACGCCAGCCTTGACGTACTCCGAATAGTCCTCGCTCGCGGTGCCCGGCGGCGATGTCCTCAGGTGTTCGCCGAATGCCGCCTTCAGCACCGGCTGGGCGGCCGCGACCACCGCCGCGTCGTTCATGACCGCCTTGGCGCCTTCAGCGAGATCGATGTCGGGCGGCGCTGCGCCAGCCATCGCCGCCACGGCTTTCGCCGTCCGTTCGACGCCGGCCAGCATCTTGGCGCGGACCTCCGGCTTGAAGCTCCTGATCGTGCCGACCACGATCGCGTCGTCGGGGATGATGTTTCCTGCGGTGCCGCTGTGGATCGCACCGACAGTGACGACGCCGAATTCGGTCGGGTCCTTCTCACGGCTGATCACGCTTTGCACGTCGACGACGAAGCGCGCCGCCATCATCACCGGGTCGATGGTGGTGTGTGGCGCGGAGCCATGGCCGCCGCGGCCATGGAAACGGATGAAAAGGCCGTCCTGGTTGGACGAGCCGACGCCCACACGATACACGACGTCGCCATGGGCGAAGCCGCCGTCATGAAGCGCAAAGCCGGCATCGGGCTTAGGAAAGCGCGTGAACAGCCCATCGTTCAGCATCGCCTTGGCGCCCTCGACGGTCTCCTCGGCCGGCTGGCCGATGAACATCAGGGTGCCCTTCCATTTGTCCTTCATGGCGACGAGCGTCTTGGCCGTGCCGATCCAGCTCGCCATGTGGATGTCGTGGCCGCAACTATGCGCGACGAAGGTCTCGCGCCCGTTCCAATTCGCCTTGTCGTGGCTCGCGTAGGGCAGGCCGGTCTTCTCCTCCATCGGCAGCGCATCGAGTTCGGTGCGGACCATGATGGTCGGGCCCTCGCCATTGCGATAGAGCGCGACCAGGCCGGTCTTGCCGACCTTCTCTGTGACCTCGAAGCCGAGCGCGCGCATTTCTTCCGCGAGCTTCGCAGCGGTCCTGACCTCCTGGAAAGCCAGCTCGGGATGGGCGTGCAGATCCTTGTAGAGCACGTCGAGCGCGGGGTAGTCGCGTTCGAGCGCGGCTGCGATCGTGCCCTTCAGCGCGGGCACGTCGAGTTCGGCACGAGCCGGTGGCGAAGCGAGGGCGACCAGCGCGGCGGACGCAAACAGAAGGCCGAGAGACTGCTTCATGGATGGCTCCACAATGAATGCAGCCAATATAATACCTTTCAGCTCGCTGCGCCCAGCACGTCCTTGTGTATATAGGGCTGCCGCAACGACGGCACCTGCCTTCAGGTCGCGGCGGGGTGCGTTGCGACGATGCGCGCTTCGCACTCGGAGCTTCAGCCCATGACGTTTACCTGGGAGCATTCAACATGTCACAACCGCGGCTCAGCATCTCGTCCGGCTATCCTTTCGAGGACACTTATGGCTATGCGCGTGCAGTCCGTGTCGGCAACCAGGTCTTCGTTTCTGGAACGACTGCTCGTGGTGCTGATTTGGACTGCGATGCGTACGGCCAAGCGACGAGCGCGATCGGCATCCTCGCTGACGCTCTGCGGCAGGCCGGGGCAGACCTCCGGCACGTGGTGCGGACGGTCGTCTACGTGACTGATATGGCGGATATCGACGCCGTTGCCCGCGCGCATAGCGGCGCGTTCGGGTCGGTTCGTCCGGCGAGCACGCTCGTCAAGGTCGCAGGTCTTACGCCGGCGACGGCGCGCGTCGAGATCGAGGTGACCGCCATCGTTCACGACTGAACGCTGGTCCTTCCGCCGGCGTTCGCCCTCAGGCGCCCAGCACGTCCTTCTGCATCTTGCCGCCGTAGAAGTGGAAGAACGGCACAGGCGCATCATGGCGCAGCGGGCCGGTGGCGAGGCGGCGGTCGAGCTCGTTGAGCACGTTCTTGGTCATCGGATGCAGGTCGGCGAGCGGTTTCGAGCCGAGCTCGACCCAGACCAGCTCGACCAGCTCGGCGTCGGCGTGGACGACGCCGTCGACGCGGTGGGTGATGGCGGAGGCGTCGGCGGTGAAGAAGCGGGTGTCGAAGCGCTTGATACGGCCAGGCGGCGTGATCGCGCGGGCTATCAGATAGAGGCCGGAGGGATCCGGCAGCAGACCGGCTTCAGAAAATGGCGCCCACGGTCCGTCGAGCTTGGGGGCGGGGCCGTCGATCTTGCGTCCCAGGCAGAGGCCGGTTTCCTCGCAGGCCTCGCGGATCGCGGCAACCGCCAGCGACTTTGCGCGCGAGGCTGTCGTCTGCGGCTTGCCCTTGAACAGGTTGGCTTCGAGCTCGGCCGGCATCGACGCTGCGACGGGAATGCGGTGATCCGATTTGTCGACGCGGCCGCCCGGGAAGACGAACTTTCCGGGCATGAACACGACCTTGTCGTGGCGCTTGCCGACCAGCACCTTCGGCACGGTGCTGCTGCGGTCCACCAGGATCAGCGTCGCTGCATCCCGCGGCTTGGTATAGGGATGGTGATCCGCTTCCTTCTCGGCGGGCTTGCCCGTCGGCGCGCTGCTCGCCTGTGCCGTATCGCTCATGTCCTCCCCGCCTTTTCTTATTAGTTCGTCTGCTCGTTCACACCGGTGGAATGCCTTCCACCGGATTGTCGTCGAAGCCGTGCATGCGGAACGCCCATTGCAGCCCGACCACGGCGCCCTTGACCGGCTGCAGCAGAACCAGCGAGGCGATCAGCGTGACCGGCAGATAGATCGCGAGCTGCAGCGCCACCGGCGGCGCGTAGTTGGTCTCGACCGAGAGCACCAGCGGCACGATGATGTGGCCGACGATGACGATGACGAGATAGGCGGGAAGATCGTCGGCGCGGTGGCCGGAGAAGTCCTGGCCGCAGCGCTCGCAACCGTCGGCGACCTTCAGGAAGGCGCGGAACAGCTTGCCTTCGCCGCAGCGCGGGCAGCGGCCGCGCAGGCCGCGCTTCATGGCGGTCCACACGTCGCGCTTCTCGACCGCGCCGGCGTCACGCGTCCAAGTCTGTGGCAAGGTCTGTGGCAATGCGCGGGGCGTTGAACTCATGGCGTCCATGATCTGCCTTTCTTCGATGTGCCGGGCTTGCGTTTTGCCCCTGCCTTCTGGCTTTTCTTGCGGCTTTTGTCTTCGTGCTTCGGACGAGCCTCGGTCTTGGCCCGCTTGGATGTCTTGGTCTTGAAACTGCTCTTGGCCTTGAAGCCGGTTTTGGCCTTCGACCGGTCGCGGCGCGGATGGCGCGACACCAGCACGTCGGCCTGGGTCAGCAGCTCGAAGCGCAGCGCACCGGCCACGGGTTGAGCTTCTACCAGACGCACGTCGACGACGTCACCCAGCCGGTGCATGGCACCACTGCGCTGGCCGATCAGGGCGTGCCGGGTCTCGTCATAGTCGAAATATTCCGTGCCGAGGGTTCGAATCGGAACCAGGCCGTCGGCGCCGGTATCGTCGAGCTTGATGAAGAGGCCGGCGCGGGTGACGCCGGAGATGCGGCCCTGGAAGGTGGCGCCGACGCGGTCGGCGAGATGATGCGCGATCAGGCGGTCGGCGGTCTCGCGTTCGGCCTTCATCGCGCGACGCTCGGTGACCGAGATCTGCGCGGCGACTTCGGCGAGATGATCCGGCGTCTCGCTGTCGGGCAGGGCGCCGTCGCCGAGCCCCAGCGCACGCAGCAGCCCGCGATGCACGACGAGGTCGGCATAGCGGCGGATCGGCGAGGTGAAATGCGCGTAGCGGCGCAGATTGAGGCCGAAATGCCCGTAATTGTCCGTGGAGTATTCCGCCTGGGCCTGCGAGCGCAGCACGACCTCGTTGACGAGTTGCTCGTAATCCTGCCCGGCGACCAGCGTCAGCACACGGTTGAACAGCGATGGCCGGAGCGCGCCGGATTTGGCGAAGGGCACGTCGAGCGTCTTCAGGAATTCCTGCAGCGCGTGCACCTTTTCCACCGTCGGCTCGTCGTGGACGCGGTAGATCAGCGGCAGCGCCTTCTTCTCCAGCAACTCGGCCGCGGCGACGTTGGCCGAGATCATGAACTCCTCGATCAGCTTGTGGGCGTCGAGGCGCTCCGGGACGACGACGCGATCGACGGTGCCGTCTTTCTTGAGCAGGATCTTGCGCTCGGGGATGTCGAGGTCGAGCGGATCGCGCGCATCGCGGCCGCGCTTGGCGACCTCATAGGCCGCGTAGAGCGGCTTCAGAATCGGCTCGAGCAGGGGGCCAGTCACGTCGTCCGGCTTGCCGTCGATGGCGGCCTGCGCCTGTGCATAGGAGAGCTTGGCCGCCGAGCGCATCAGCACCCGATGGAACGAATGCGACCGCTTGCGACCGTCGGCGCCGATCACCATCCGCACGGCGAGCGCGCCCCGCGCTTCGCCCGGCACAAGAGAGCACAGATTGTTGGAGATGCGCTCGGGCAGCATCGGAACGACGCGGTCGGGGAAATAGACCGAGTTGCCGCGGATCAGCGCGTCGCGATCCAGCGC
Protein-coding sequences here:
- a CDS encoding globin-coupled sensor protein — encoded protein: MTELHTLQSRLDFIGIDNATREALRELRPLIGKVLPGLLDKFYAHVGKVPNLAKMFSSQAAMRHAKQAQHDHWMSLATAKFDDAYVKSVTRIGLAHNRMGLEPRWYIAGYSLIVTGLQKAIETEVSDGWFGGQAAREKKAFLQAAIAKAAMIDMDLAISVYLDAAKTEQHGAMQRMADEFESTVGQIINKVHADARTLEVSANTLTKTAEQTQQLSSSAASASGQVSANVQSVASAAEEMTSSVHEIGRQVRESTSIAKEAVRQIEQTDVGISELSRTAERIGDVLKLITSIAAQTNLLALNATIEAARAGDAGRGFAVVASEVKALASQTAKATEEISQQIEGIQSATQSSVASIKQIGGTIQQISEIAAGIAAAVEQQGAATGQISRNVQEVAGGTARVAGNIGDVSQGANATGTASSQVLASAHSLSRESDHLKDELDKFLRKVRAA
- the rpmG gene encoding 50S ribosomal protein L33; translated protein: MAKAVTIKVKLVSTADTGFYYVAKKNSRTMTDKMVKKKYDPVARKHVEFREAKIK
- a CDS encoding LLM class flavin-dependent oxidoreductase — translated: MAPRQLKLGAFMRPVSIHTGAWRYPGAWPDANFNFAHLKQLIRKLEAGKFDAFFMADHLAVLNMPINALKRSHTVTSFEPFTLLSALSAVTENIGLIATGSTTFDEPYHVARRFASLDHISGGRAGWNIVTTSNPDAALNFGLDDHMEHAERYKRAREFYDVVTGLWDSFADDAFVRDVEQGLFFDPAKMHVLDHNGKYLKVRGPLNIARPVQGWPVIVQAGASEDGKQLAAETAEAVFTGGGSLADGQKLYADIKGRMDKVGRDPEHLKILPGAFVVVGDSVDEAKEKRALLDSKVHYDSAIASLSVILGTDASGFDPDGPLPAIPETNASKSGRQRLVDVAARDKLTVRQLAQRVGGYGGLSFVGTAKTIADQMEDWLVSRGSDGFNIMFPYLPAGLDDFVDKVIPELQRRGIFRNEYEGPTLRDNLGLPRPKNRFFPA
- a CDS encoding amidohydrolase produces the protein MKQSLGLLFASAALVALASPPARAELDVPALKGTIAAALERDYPALDVLYKDLHAHPELAFQEVRTAAKLAEEMRALGFEVTEKVGKTGLVALYRNGEGPTIMVRTELDALPMEEKTGLPYASHDKANWNGRETFVAHSCGHDIHMASWIGTAKTLVAMKDKWKGTLMFIGQPAEETVEGAKAMLNDGLFTRFPKPDAGFALHDGGFAHGDVVYRVGVGSSNQDGLFIRFHGRGGHGSAPHTTIDPVMMAARFVVDVQSVISREKDPTEFGVVTVGAIHSGTAGNIIPDDAIVVGTIRSFKPEVRAKMLAGVERTAKAVAAMAGAAPPDIDLAEGAKAVMNDAAVVAAAQPVLKAAFGEHLRTSPPGTASEDYSEYVKAGVPSMFFNIGVYDPERVAAAREGGPPLPSNHSPLFAPVPKPTIETGVTAMTLAVLSAFDERAQGH
- a CDS encoding RidA family protein codes for the protein MSQPRLSISSGYPFEDTYGYARAVRVGNQVFVSGTTARGADLDCDAYGQATSAIGILADALRQAGADLRHVVRTVVYVTDMADIDAVARAHSGAFGSVRPASTLVKVAGLTPATARVEIEVTAIVHD
- a CDS encoding NUDIX hydrolase, which produces MSDTAQASSAPTGKPAEKEADHHPYTKPRDAATLILVDRSSTVPKVLVGKRHDKVVFMPGKFVFPGGRVDKSDHRIPVAASMPAELEANLFKGKPQTTASRAKSLAVAAIREACEETGLCLGRKIDGPAPKLDGPWAPFSEAGLLPDPSGLYLIARAITPPGRIKRFDTRFFTADASAITHRVDGVVHADAELVELVWVELGSKPLADLHPMTKNVLNELDRRLATGPLRHDAPVPFFHFYGGKMQKDVLGA
- a CDS encoding DUF983 domain-containing protein — its product is MSSTPRALPQTLPQTWTRDAGAVEKRDVWTAMKRGLRGRCPRCGEGKLFRAFLKVADGCERCGQDFSGHRADDLPAYLVIVIVGHIIVPLVLSVETNYAPPVALQLAIYLPVTLIASLVLLQPVKGAVVGLQWAFRMHGFDDNPVEGIPPV
- the rnr gene encoding ribonuclease R, producing the protein MTNKRDIGFPPREAIVAFIRANPGKVGTKDIAREFGLKNADRAALKELLRELVADGTVKKGGRKTIIEPAVLPATLVADITGRDSDGELIAKPAEWDEAEQSEPPRIRIYASRLAKPGATAGVGDRALLRVEPVEDAEGVAYRGRVLKVLDQARNRVLGIFKSNPNGGGRLIPVDKKQAGRELSIAPGDTRDAKDGDLISVDLLRGRGYGLPAGRVKERYGSVATEKAISLIAIHAHEIPMDFSAAAVAEAEAAQPANLKGREDWRELPLVTIDPPDAKDHDDAVHAEPDPDPNNVGGFILHVAIADVAYYVRPGSALDRDALIRGNSVYFPDRVVPMLPERISNNLCSLVPGEARGALAVRMVIGADGRKRSHSFHRVLMRSAAKLSYAQAQAAIDGKPDDVTGPLLEPILKPLYAAYEVAKRGRDARDPLDLDIPERKILLKKDGTVDRVVVPERLDAHKLIEEFMISANVAAAELLEKKALPLIYRVHDEPTVEKVHALQEFLKTLDVPFAKSGALRPSLFNRVLTLVAGQDYEQLVNEVVLRSQAQAEYSTDNYGHFGLNLRRYAHFTSPIRRYADLVVHRGLLRALGLGDGALPDSETPDHLAEVAAQISVTERRAMKAERETADRLIAHHLADRVGATFQGRISGVTRAGLFIKLDDTGADGLVPIRTLGTEYFDYDETRHALIGQRSGAMHRLGDVVDVRLVEAQPVAGALRFELLTQADVLVSRHPRRDRSKAKTGFKAKSSFKTKTSKRAKTEARPKHEDKSRKKSQKAGAKRKPGTSKKGRSWTP